A region of Liolophura sinensis isolate JHLJ2023 chromosome 8, CUHK_Ljap_v2, whole genome shotgun sequence DNA encodes the following proteins:
- the LOC135472151 gene encoding uncharacterized protein LOC135472151 produces MYLFLCVCVLSMATSTALQPRLPCAAQLFGCGLDVGFDFQNDCCECIEFFPTDESLSIDILCAALEDTPSCCPCAQTTLSAILSAGSHSSGSHSTGSHSSGSASLGYPQDKLDELVEAFEGLRIVFRVANNGKNAGKPLPAELERERTKLVNKGLKLIEILEHEC; encoded by the exons AT GTATTTGTTTTTGTGCGTGTGTGTCCTCTCTATGGCCACATCGACTGCCCTTCAGCCCCGGCTTCCCTGTGCAGCTCAACTCTTCGGCTGTGGTCTCGACGTGGGCTTTGACTTCCAAAATGACTGTTGTGAATGCATAGAGTTTTTCCCGACAGACGAGAGCTTGAGTATAGACATACTCTGCGC CGCACTAGAAGACACTCCGTCGTGCTGCCCGTGTGCCCAGACTACACTTTCTGCCATATTATCTGCCGGATCACACTCCTCTGGATCACACTCTACCGGATCACACTCCTCCGGATCTGCTTCCTTGGGTTACCCGCAAGATAAACTCGATGAGTTGGTGGAAGCATTCGAAGGTCTTCGAATAGTTTTTCGGGTGGCAAACAATGGG aaaaacgCCGGTAAGCCTCTTCCTGCAGAACTGGAGAGAGAAAGAACAAAACTTGTCAACAAGGGCCTCAAACTCATTGAGATTCTGGAGCACGAGTGTTAA